The nucleotide sequence CCCGAGCAGGACCGCCTGGTGCAGCATCACGTCGGGGATGAACGCTTCAATGACAATCCCCAGAGCTAGAAACTGAGCGGCCATCAATCCCACATACGATCCTGTCAGGCTGATCGACGTGATCCACTCGACCGTTCTGCTATACCGAATCTTGAAGTAGTCGCCGATGGTCCCGAGTTGCCGTTGGTAGAACGCAGGCCGGAAAAAGAACGCGAACAGCAAGAGCGAGGTGGCGGTCCCCAGTGAGGCCGCTGCAGTCGCCGGAAAGTGGGTCGAAGACGAGGTTGACGAAAACAGACGAACTGCGTCGGTCCCAATCCAGCCCATGAAGACGCAGGCCACGCTCAAGAAAAAGGGAAGCGATCGACCGGCGATCGTAAAGTCTTTCACCTGTCGGACGCGTGTCGAGGCGTAGCCTCCCAGCACGAAGGTGATTGCTGCAAAGATCAGCAGAGCGACAAGCTGCATTCTCAACTCCATTCCTGTCGACAGCGGATGTCACTGGTCTGTGGCCCGTACTTCATAGGACATCGCTCACGAGTGACAAACTCTGCCACCCGGGATGCAGAGACAGCGGCATCACTGAGCTGGTGTGACCGCGGCTCTCTGATGGCGTAACAGAGACCAGTTCAGGAGTGGTGGCGCCAGGAACGTTGTCACCATCACCATGACCACGACGGCCGAGTAGACTCCGGCGTCGATGATCGGGATGCCGTTCGAGACCAGCCCTTGACCGATCGCGGCGAAAATCAGTCCGACTTCCCCCCGAGGGATCATGCCGAATCCGACGCTCAGTCGATCGATCCCCCGTTCGAGAACTCCGGCCGCACAGGCCATTTTCCCGAGAATGGCTGCGATCGTGATGCCCGCGGCCAGACCCAGTGTGCCCGGGTTCAGGAAGCTGCGCAGGTCGACTTGAAAACCCATCATCACAAAGAAAATGGGGACCAGAAGCGTGGTCACGGGCAAGACCCATTCTTCCAGCGAACGTTCGTCCGGTCGCTGCAATGCTCGGTAGTGCTTTTCGTCCAGGATCATTCCTGCGGCGAATGCACCAACAATTGGAGCCAGTCCCATCTGACTGGAAAGCCACGAAAGTCCGAAGCAGAAGGCAAGTCCCGTGATCATCAGCATGCCGTTCACCCGCAGCAAAGCAGCGATCCGGAAAAGATAAGGACTGAGCCAGTCACCCAGAATCACGCTGCCGAACAGGAAAACCAGGGCCTTGCCGACGATCAGAGCAACTTCAGATAGATTGGCCGATCCCTGCACGATCACCGCTTGCACGACAGCCAGCAGGACCAGACCCAGCACGTCGTCGATGACCGCGGCACCCAGCACAACCTTGGCGACCTTCGTGTCACTCTTCCCCAGGTCTTTGAACACCCGCGCCGTAATGCCGACGCTCGTCGCCGACAGGGTCGCTCCCAGAAACATGTGGACGTGCCATGAGTGATCCGGCAGCAGCAGTTGTCCCGCGAACCAGCCGAGTCCAAACGGGGCCACGACACCCAGGACTGCCACGGCGAGAGAGGACCAGCCGACCGTCAGCATCTGGCCGACACTCGATTCCAGTCCCACTTCGAACAACAACAGAATCACGCCGATCCGTGCCAGCATGTCCATGGTCGTTGCCACGAGATTGGTTGAGTGTGAATCCCCTGCGTGGACTGCGGCCGGGCGCAAGAACTCCAGTTGATCCCAGCCGACGAGAATCAGGTTTCCCAGCAGGACCCCGACCAGCAGTTCCCCCAGAACCGCAGGTTGCTTCAGACGTGTTGCCAGCGCTCCCGCCAGTTTGGCGGTGACGAGCACAAGCAACAGACCCAGCAGCATCGGGGTGACGGGGTCTTCGTGAGAGGTCCCATGAGCCTGTGCTGCGGCCCCCGCATCCGTGGCGTGAGTTTCCCCGGATGCTGCCGCCGGCACGGGGACGGAACCTTCCGCCAGACTCGTCCGACCCGCTGCCGCCAGGATCAGTGCACACAACAACAGAAAGACAAAGCTGGAACAGAAGCGGGGAAGCATGGGCAGGCTTTCGACGATGGGGAGTGGCAGAGGTCACTCAATCCCGGAACGCAATCACGCTCGGGATGACGTGGGGGGCGGCAGACCTGCGGAGCGAAAAACATGTCAGGGGTGGTTCTGCTTGCAGAATGACACCCCCCGGATGCTCAATGTAAAGAGGGCAACGAAGTGACGTATGCAGGAACCCGACACAGGACCTTCCATTAACGGAGGTGGTTGCCGACAATGTTCGCCAGGATCCAGACGACGACACCACCGGTCAGAAAGCTGAACGAATAAGTTCGTAATTGTGCTTCTGTCGTCGGCTCACCGTTGGAGTTCGACGTATCACCCGCGTTGTAGGTCAACCACCGCGCACCGACCGTCACGGCAAGGATGATCAGAAACGCGAGATCGGTCCCTGCGATCCAGCCGTCACGTCGCTGCAGCATCGACATGACAAGGAATCCCAGTACGACGGGGCCGGCGAACAGCCAGGCAACGCGGCCAGTCAGCACCCAAAGTGAGGTGATAGGGCGGATCGCGCCATTCGGCGTTTGGATCTTTTCGGCCATTTCTGTGTACCTTGTCTCGAGCAGATGAATGATTTCGCGTTCGACCCAGCGGGATCACTGGGCCGGGCGCGTTCAAGGAATGGGATGAGCCGATCGGATGGAAGCGGCCCGGACATGGTTCAGATGCCCTGCAGCGACAACGATTCAGCAGCTCAACGTCGCGTCGACGACATTCACCTCGAATCTTATGTTGATTGCAGAAATGACGTCTAATCGATATGAGTCGATCGAAAGATAGAAAAACTCTATGTAAGCAGCGGTGCGATGAATCAACTTAACTACCAGCATCTGTTCTATTTCTGGACCGTGGCTCGCGAAGGGACCATCTCCAAAGCCTGTAAGGTGCTGTTCCTGACCCAGCCGACGATCAGCGCCCAGCTCAGGTCACTGGAACGTGCCGCAGGTGCAAAGTTGTTCGATCGTGTGGGGCGGCATCTGGTCCTCACCGAAACCGGGCACGTCGTCTACCGTTATGCTGAAGAGATCTTCTCGCTGGGACGCGAACTGCAGCACACACTCAAGGGAAAGGTGCCGGGGCAGGCTCGTCGACTGGTCGTCGGCATCGCGGATGTCCTGCCCCGACTGATTGCGTATCAACTGCTGGAACCGGTACTCAGCCTGCCGGAACCTGTGCAGTTGATTTGTCACGATGACAAGACAGAGAAGTTGCTTGCACGCCTGGCGATTAATGAGCTCGACGTGGTCCTCTCGGATGTTCCGGCCAGCCCATTTGTGAATGTGCGAGCGTTCAATCATTCGCTGGGTGAATGCGGTGTCTCACTGATGGCCTCGGCCGACCTGGCCTCCAGGTTCCGTCGTGGTTTCCCCAAGTCGCTCAACGGTGCGCCATTCCTGTTGCCGATGGAGGGAAGTTCGCTCCGCCGCTCGCTGGAGCAATGGTTTGATGAACAGGAAATTCGTCCCACGATTCGGGGGCAGTTTGGTGATTGCGACTTGTTCGAGGTGTTCGGCGCGGTCGGGATGGGAATCTTTGCGGTCCCGTCGGTGGTGGAAAAGAATGTGATTGAGCAGCACCACGTCAAAGTGCTCGCCCGCATCGCCTCGATCAAGGAGCGATTCTTCGCGATCTCGCTGGAGAAACGGCTGAAACACGCGGCCGTGGTGGCGATTACCGACAGTGCCCGCAGGCGACTGTCGGACTGACGCCCGACGTCGTTGTCAATTGCGGTACCGGCCGCCCGATTCACGCACCTGGGGGGACTGACCGGCGTTGGCCGGTCCCTGAAACGGAATCCGTCGCGTCAGATGTCGTAGTACATGGCGAATTCGAAGGGATGCGGCCGCTGGCGTAGTGCTTCGACTTCTTTCTCTGTCTTGTACCAGATCCAGGTATCGATCACGTCTTCCGTGAAGACATCTCCCCGTAACAGGAATTCGTGGTCGCGGCGCAGGGCGTCCAGAGCTTCTTCCAGAGACGCCGGTGTTTTCGGAACATCCTTCAGTTCGTCGGGGGCGAGATCGTAGATGTCCTTGTCGAGCGGCCGACCGGGATCAATCCGCCGCTGAATTCCGTCGATCGCCGCCATCAGCATCGCGGACATCGCCAGATAGCCGTTCGAAGAGGAATCCGGACAGCGGAATTCAAATCGCTTGTTCTCGGGGCTGGGCGTATGGACGGGGATGCGAATCGCGGCCGACCGGTTTCGGCTGCTGTAGGTCAGGTTGATCGGGGCTTCAAACCCGGGAATCAGGCGCTTGTAGCTGTTCGTGGTGGGGCAACAGATGGCCATCAGCGCGGCAGCATGCTTCAGGATGCCGCCGATGGCGTGCATCGCGATGTCAGAGAGACCGGCGTAACCCGATCCAGCAAAGAGGTTTGTGCCGTTCTTCCAGAGCGAGAAGTGCAGATGCAGTCCCGAACCGTTGTCGTTCCAGAGCGGCTTGGGCATGAACGTCGCCGATTTCCCGTGTCGTGCAGCGACATTTTTGACAATGTATTTGTAGAGCAGCAGGTTATCGGCCGTGTTGATGAGCGATGCGTATTTCATGTCGATTTCGCATTGCCCACCCGAGGCGACCTCGTGGTGCTGCGCTTCGACTTCAACGCCGCAATCCTGCAGCATCAGCATCATTTCCGTGCGGACGTTCTGAAGAGTGTCCGTCGGCGGAACGGGAAAATACCCCTCTTTGTGACGGATCTTGTAGCCCTTGTTACCGGACGGCTCCTGCCGCCCCCGGTTCCACTGCCCCTCGATGCTGTCGACGTGGTAGTAGGCTTCGTGTTCGTTCTGGTCAAAGCGAACATCGTCAAAAATAAAGAACTCTGCCTCGGGGCCGAAGAAGGCGGCATCCGCCAGGCCCGTCAGCTTCATGTAGTTTTCTGCTTTTCGGGCAACATTGCGCGGATCTTTGGCATAATCTTCCCGAGTGATCGGATCCTGAATGTTGCAGGTCATGACCAGCGTCTGCGGCATGAACGGATCGACGAATGCGGTCGCTGCTGCTGGAACAACGAGCATGTCGCTTTCGTTGATCGACTGCCAGCCCCGGATGGACGAGCCGTCGAAACTGAACCCCTCTTCGAACGACTTTTCGCTCAGTGCCGTTACGGGAATCGTGAAATGCTTCTGCGTTCCGGGGAAGTCCATGAACCGCAGGTCCACGGCGCGAAGGTCTTTCTGGCGACACAGTGCCAGCACTTCTCGAGGGGTCAACACATGCACGAGGGAAATCTCCGCAGAGCGAGCGCGGGTCTCAAAATCACACTTCCTGCCACACTATGCAAACCCGATGCCGACGGCAAGACGCTTCGTAACACAAATCCCAGAGACGATTTTGGGAAGGACGCCGCGATCGTGCCAAGTTTATGAACACAAGTGCCGCGTTTGCAGTCATTTGCGGACTGAATCGCTAGGCGGCCCGCCGCAAAGCCGTGGCCGTTGCGGTAAATCCGACACAACAGGAACAGGTGCCGTCTGGCGTGAGTGGCCCTGGAGCGTTCAGCGTGCGTCGGACCGTCAGCCGGGCTCCAAACGGAAAGGTGGCAGCGACCCGGATTTCCAGTCCGAGACCATCCAGATCCTCGGTGACCACGTCGGGAACGCCTTGAAATGCGGGGCAGAACGAGAGATGGACGATCACATCCCGCTCGCCCGGTGCGAATTCGACCCGAACTCCGCCAGCAATCTGGTCGTAGTCGCTCGTTCGGGATCTCCGGAGCCACTGGACCACGTCCCGCGAGACTTCTTCCTCGCCCATTTCTTCGACTTCCTCGTCATCCAGATCCGGATGGGAGGGAGCCAGAATCGACGGCAGGGTTCCGGCGAACGGGGGCTCGGCCGAACTGTCCGGGGCGACTTCCTCCGCCGTTTTCCGGGTGGCTTCTGCGGGAACAGACGGGGGAGCAGTCATCGGTTTCCCAATCGGGTCTGCCGTGCAGTTCTGATCAGTTTGACCTGCCTGCGTGCTGAGAATCTGAGTGCGGAGATCCTGATCGGCAGGAATTGTGGATCGCCCCTGGAAGGGAAAACCCGTTCCGCTGGAACGGGCCATCGCCACGAATCCCGGTGCGGTCACACTCACCGCCGCCATCAGCGTTCTGATCGCCGGGGCATCCCACGCGGTCAGCCGCAGCGACCAGAGCAGAGGAATGATCAGCGCGATCGAGATGGCCATGCCGGTGAAGTACGGCGTGGCCGGTACCTGGCGGGAGTTCCTCTGATCGACCAGCAGCAGCATCAGTCCGCTGAGCAGCGAGACGACGATGATCAGGACGAATGAAACGACGAACGGGAGCGTCGCGTCGCACAGACAGATCGCGGCCAGGAGCGACGACCAGACCCCAACGGCCAATGTCCGTCGCGAGTCCTTCAGTCCCAGTCCGTTTGAATCCATTTCCACTTGCCCGATTCCACCACGCCCATCCAGAATGTTGCGGCAGGATTCTAGCGGAAAAACGCCCCTTCCGGCGAGATGAGTCTCGGAGAGCGATTCAATGGGTGCTGATGTGGGAACATCATTTTGAGGCCCCCTTTCCTGTCGCGGTTTTTTCTCTTCAGACCGAACGTTTCCCGCATGGAAACGGGGCGGCGACCTGAAAAAAGAGGGGAATCGTGGACCCCTTCCAGCCGTTCCTGTCAGTTTGGGGCTTGTGTGGAAATCTGCCGAGGCGCTATGTGATCGGAAAAGTGTGAGAACTGTGAGAGCGAAACCGTGAGGACAAAGACGCGGACAGGTGGTCCGGCACCGGCAGGCATGGGACGCGATCCGCACAAATCTCACTGGGGAACCACGCGGGAAAACCGTTCTGAAGAGCGGTTTTGGAAAGAATGGGAGTCCGTCTTTTGGTACAAACGGGTCTGAAAATTGATTGAACTGTCCAAACGAAGGCCTACCGTCACGTGAATTCAGCCGAACCGTCTCAATCCAGCCGCTTTGTCGTCGGGCTCGACCTTGGGACCACGAACTCTGCTCTGGCGTTCGTCGACACACAAGACAAGACTCGACGTATTCAGACACTCCTCGTCCCTCAGGTGGTCGCGCCGGGTGTCATTGAGCCGCGAGAGACTCTGCCGTCTTTCCTCTATCAGCCGGCGACGGGCGAGTTCACGGCCGAATCGCTTCGTCTTCCCTGGGGAGAAAGTCCGGCGGAAATTGTGGGACAGTTTGCACGGGACCATGGGACACTGGTTCCCGGTCGCTTGATTTCGTCGGCCAAGTCGTGGCTGTGTCATAACGGAGTCGATCGGACGGCCGACCTGCTCCCCTGGCAGGGGGCCGAGGACGTCCAGCGAATGTCACCTGTCACGGTGAGTTCCCGGTATCTCGAACATTTCCGTCAGGCCTGGGATGCCCAGTTCCCGGAGTATCCGCTCGCCGATCAGGATTTCGTGCTGACGATTCCCGCTTCGTTTGACGAGGTGGCCCGCGAACTGACGATCCGGGCTGCACGGCAGGCGGGACTGCAGCGCGTCGTGTTGATCGAAGAACCGCAGGCCGCCTTTTATGCATGGATCGACAAAAATTCGCAGACCTGGAATCAGCTTGTCACACCGGGCCAGAACATCCTGATCTGCGACGTGGGTGGGGGGACGACCGACTTCACGTTGATCCGTGTCCGTAGCGGACGAGACGGGCTGGTTCAGTTTCACCGCGTGGCGGTCGGCGAACACCTGATCCTTGGCGGTGACAATTTCGACCTGGCCCTGGCCCATCACCTGGAACAGCGGCTGAAGCCGGGAGGCCAACTGGAACCGCGGCAATGGAGCGTTCTCGTGCGGAGTTGTCGTCAGCTCAAAGAGGTGCTGATGGGTGACAACGCCCCTGACAGTTGGACGCTGACGCTGCCGGGCAGCGGCTCGAAACTCATCGGTGGGTCGATTCAGGTCCCGGTACAACGGAGCGAAGCGGAATCGATTCTGGCAGAGGGTTTCTTTCCCGAAGTCCCCTTCGATGCGAAGCCGGTCGCCTCGGCATCCGGGTTTCAGGAATTCGGTCTCCCCTACGCTGCCGATCCGGCGATCACCAAGTATCTGGCGACGTTCCTTTCGTCGCACAGGTTTGAGAGCGATGGCGAGTCCCCCCCCACGACGGATGAAGTACCTTCCGGAGGCCAGGCTTCGCACCCACCGGAAGCAGAGCCCCCACTGGCGATTCTCTTCAACGGCGGCGTCTTTGGTTCACCGCTACTCCGTCGACGCCTGATTCAGTCGCTGGAACAGTGGTTCCGTCGGCCCGGTTCCCACTGGTCTCCCACGGAACTTGAGAACGACCGGCTGGACCTGGCCGTCGCGCGGGGGGCTGCGTACTACGGAATGGTTCGCCGCGGCGAAGGGGTTCGCATTGCGGCAGGACTCGCACGCACATACTACATCGGGGTCGAGCGAAGCGTCTCCGCACCAGCAGACGCCGCGCAAGCAAGTTCCAATCGCGAAAGTCCTCTCGCCGCACTCTGTCTGCTCCCTGCGGGCATTGAACCGGGCCAGGAAGTCGATCTGACGCACCACCAGTTTGAACTGCGTGTCTCGCAGCCGATCGAGTTTCCGTTGTACGTATCGAGTACCCGCCTGACGGATCGACCGGGAGATCTGGTCGCCGTCGATCCCGAGCAGATCAAAGCCTTGCCACCGATTCGCACGGTACTGAAGACGGGGAAATCGAAAGAGGCCGATACGGTCACCGTCATTCTGAAAGCCCGCCTTACCGAGATCGGGACGCTCGATTTGTGGTGCAGCGAAGTCGACGGGAAGCGGACCTGGAAACTGCTGTTCGATGTCCGTTCCACAACCCAGACCGACCTGTCCGCTCACGACGCGGCGGGGGAACGTCAGGGACTGTTCGACGAAGAACTGGTGCAGTCCGCCAAAGCGGTGATCCGAAACAGTTTTGGTCTCGAGGCGTCTGATCAGCCGCGAAAAGACCCACCGGTGTCGAACGTGGCGAAACGTCTGGTCGAAGTCCTGAAACTGGAACGGGAGGAATGGCCGACATCTCTGCTGCGGCAGCTTTGGGATGCACTGATCGAAGCGGAAGGAGGTCGGCGGTTGAGTGCCGATCACGAAGCCCGATGGCTCAACCTGACAGGGTACGCTCTCCGTCCGGGATACGGACTGGCCGTGGATGACTGGCGATGTAATGAGACCTGGAAGCTGTTACAGGGAAAGCTCTTCTTCGCGACGACAGCGGTGCGGGCCGAGTGGTATATCCTGTGGCGGCGCGTGGCGGGGGGACTGACGACCGGCCAGCAGCAATCGCTGGCCGCTCCTTTGATCAGTCAGATCCGACAAGCGGTCCGAAACCCCGCTGCCAAAAGCAAGTCGGCTGGATTCGGCACCAACACGCACGAATCGGCAGAACTGGTCAGACTTCTCGGAGCGTGCGAGTTACTGCCGGTCGCGCACAAGCGTGAACTGGGGGATCTGCTGCTCGAAATGCTCGGACGCCCTCGTTTCGCGGCGCTGGCGTCGGCAACCTACTGGGCGCTGGGACGAATTGGCGCACGTCGACCCGTCTATGGTCCTTTGAACTCGGTCGTTCCAGCGGATGTGGCGGCGCGCTGGTTGAAATCGCTGGCGGAACTCGATCTGACCGATAGTCTCGCGGCCTTTGCCGTGATGCAGATGGGACGCCGGACGGGCGACCGTTACCGAGACATCGACGAAGCGACCAGAACCTCGGTCCTGCAGACGCTGAAGCGAGCCGGAGTCCCACGCCACTA is from Schlesneria sp. DSM 10557 and encodes:
- a CDS encoding cation:proton antiporter translates to MLPRFCSSFVFLLLCALILAAAGRTSLAEGSVPVPAAASGETHATDAGAAAQAHGTSHEDPVTPMLLGLLLVLVTAKLAGALATRLKQPAVLGELLVGVLLGNLILVGWDQLEFLRPAAVHAGDSHSTNLVATTMDMLARIGVILLLFEVGLESSVGQMLTVGWSSLAVAVLGVVAPFGLGWFAGQLLLPDHSWHVHMFLGATLSATSVGITARVFKDLGKSDTKVAKVVLGAAVIDDVLGLVLLAVVQAVIVQGSANLSEVALIVGKALVFLFGSVILGDWLSPYLFRIAALLRVNGMLMITGLAFCFGLSWLSSQMGLAPIVGAFAAGMILDEKHYRALQRPDERSLEEWVLPVTTLLVPIFFVMMGFQVDLRSFLNPGTLGLAAGITIAAILGKMACAAGVLERGIDRLSVGFGMIPRGEVGLIFAAIGQGLVSNGIPIIDAGVYSAVVVMVMVTTFLAPPLLNWSLLRHQRAAVTPAQ
- the nhaR gene encoding transcriptional activator NhaR; protein product: MNQLNYQHLFYFWTVAREGTISKACKVLFLTQPTISAQLRSLERAAGAKLFDRVGRHLVLTETGHVVYRYAEEIFSLGRELQHTLKGKVPGQARRLVVGIADVLPRLIAYQLLEPVLSLPEPVQLICHDDKTEKLLARLAINELDVVLSDVPASPFVNVRAFNHSLGECGVSLMASADLASRFRRGFPKSLNGAPFLLPMEGSSLRRSLEQWFDEQEIRPTIRGQFGDCDLFEVFGAVGMGIFAVPSVVEKNVIEQHHVKVLARIASIKERFFAISLEKRLKHAAVVAITDSARRRLSD
- the glnA gene encoding type I glutamate--ammonia ligase, with product MTPREVLALCRQKDLRAVDLRFMDFPGTQKHFTIPVTALSEKSFEEGFSFDGSSIRGWQSINESDMLVVPAAATAFVDPFMPQTLVMTCNIQDPITREDYAKDPRNVARKAENYMKLTGLADAAFFGPEAEFFIFDDVRFDQNEHEAYYHVDSIEGQWNRGRQEPSGNKGYKIRHKEGYFPVPPTDTLQNVRTEMMLMLQDCGVEVEAQHHEVASGGQCEIDMKYASLINTADNLLLYKYIVKNVAARHGKSATFMPKPLWNDNGSGLHLHFSLWKNGTNLFAGSGYAGLSDIAMHAIGGILKHAAALMAICCPTTNSYKRLIPGFEAPINLTYSSRNRSAAIRIPVHTPSPENKRFEFRCPDSSSNGYLAMSAMLMAAIDGIQRRIDPGRPLDKDIYDLAPDELKDVPKTPASLEEALDALRRDHEFLLRGDVFTEDVIDTWIWYKTEKEVEALRQRPHPFEFAMYYDI
- a CDS encoding Hsp70 family protein, which gives rise to MNSAEPSQSSRFVVGLDLGTTNSALAFVDTQDKTRRIQTLLVPQVVAPGVIEPRETLPSFLYQPATGEFTAESLRLPWGESPAEIVGQFARDHGTLVPGRLISSAKSWLCHNGVDRTADLLPWQGAEDVQRMSPVTVSSRYLEHFRQAWDAQFPEYPLADQDFVLTIPASFDEVARELTIRAARQAGLQRVVLIEEPQAAFYAWIDKNSQTWNQLVTPGQNILICDVGGGTTDFTLIRVRSGRDGLVQFHRVAVGEHLILGGDNFDLALAHHLEQRLKPGGQLEPRQWSVLVRSCRQLKEVLMGDNAPDSWTLTLPGSGSKLIGGSIQVPVQRSEAESILAEGFFPEVPFDAKPVASASGFQEFGLPYAADPAITKYLATFLSSHRFESDGESPPTTDEVPSGGQASHPPEAEPPLAILFNGGVFGSPLLRRRLIQSLEQWFRRPGSHWSPTELENDRLDLAVARGAAYYGMVRRGEGVRIAAGLARTYYIGVERSVSAPADAAQASSNRESPLAALCLLPAGIEPGQEVDLTHHQFELRVSQPIEFPLYVSSTRLTDRPGDLVAVDPEQIKALPPIRTVLKTGKSKEADTVTVILKARLTEIGTLDLWCSEVDGKRTWKLLFDVRSTTQTDLSAHDAAGERQGLFDEELVQSAKAVIRNSFGLEASDQPRKDPPVSNVAKRLVEVLKLEREEWPTSLLRQLWDALIEAEGGRRLSADHEARWLNLTGYALRPGYGLAVDDWRCNETWKLLQGKLFFATTAVRAEWYILWRRVAGGLTTGQQQSLAAPLISQIRQAVRNPAAKSKSAGFGTNTHESAELVRLLGACELLPVAHKRELGDLLLEMLGRPRFAALASATYWALGRIGARRPVYGPLNSVVPADVAARWLKSLAELDLTDSLAAFAVMQMGRRTGDRYRDIDEATRTSVLQTLKRAGVPRHYRDLIAEVGNLESEEQALVMGDSLPKGLRIL